Proteins encoded within one genomic window of Gloeobacter kilaueensis JS1:
- the rpsK gene encoding 30S ribosomal protein S11, with translation MAKPTRGGQKKKVRRNVPSGVAHIQSTFNNTIVTISDTAGDVISWASAGSSGFKGAKKGTPFAAQQAAESAGRRAIDSGMRQCEVMVSGPGAGRETAIRALQAVGLEITLIRDVTPIPHNGCRPPKRRRV, from the coding sequence ATGGCCAAACCAACCCGTGGCGGGCAAAAAAAGAAAGTTCGGCGCAACGTGCCGAGCGGCGTCGCGCACATTCAATCGACTTTCAACAACACGATCGTCACGATCTCCGACACCGCAGGCGATGTAATCTCCTGGGCATCCGCCGGTTCGAGCGGCTTCAAGGGTGCCAAAAAGGGCACCCCCTTCGCTGCCCAGCAGGCGGCTGAGTCGGCGGGCCGCCGGGCAATTGACTCCGGAATGCGCCAGTGCGAAGTGATGGTCAGTGGTCCCGGCGCAGGCCGGGAGACAGCTATCCGGGCGCTGCAGGCGGTGGGCCTTGAGATCACGCTCATCCGCGATGTCACCCCAATTCCCCACAACGGTTGCCGCCCACCCAAGCGCCGCCGCGTCTAG
- the hemJ gene encoding protoporphyrinogen oxidase HemJ, with amino-acid sequence MVYFWFKAFHIVGVVVWFAGLFYLVRLFIYHVEADEQAEPARSILQNQYQLMEKRLLNIITTPGMVVTVAMAVGLLCLQPGWLKDGWLHAKLALVGLLVLYHFFCMYLMKQLHRGTCRWSSKQLRALNEAPTILLVTIVLLAVFKNDLPTDLAAWLIAALVVLMAVTIQLYARKRRRDKEKLAAGSSQP; translated from the coding sequence ATGGTCTACTTCTGGTTCAAAGCCTTTCATATTGTTGGCGTCGTCGTCTGGTTCGCCGGTCTTTTTTATCTGGTGCGCTTGTTTATCTACCACGTCGAAGCTGACGAGCAAGCCGAACCGGCGCGCAGCATCCTGCAAAACCAGTACCAGCTGATGGAAAAGCGGCTATTAAACATCATCACGACGCCAGGGATGGTCGTGACCGTGGCAATGGCGGTCGGGCTTCTGTGCCTGCAGCCAGGCTGGCTCAAAGACGGCTGGTTGCACGCCAAGCTCGCCCTGGTCGGTCTATTGGTGCTCTATCACTTTTTTTGCATGTACCTGATGAAACAGCTCCACAGGGGCACCTGCCGCTGGAGTTCAAAGCAGTTGCGTGCCCTCAACGAGGCACCGACGATTTTGCTGGTGACGATCGTGCTGCTGGCGGTCTTCAAAAACGACCTGCCGACCGACCTGGCTGCCTGGCTCATCGCGGCGCTGGTGGTACTGATGGCGGTGACGATTCAGCTCTATGCCCGCAAGCGGCGGCGCGACAAAGAAAAACTGGCAGCTGGCTCCAGCCAGCCTTGA
- a CDS encoding TIGR02450 family Trp-rich protein, with protein sequence MKGRRKIKFPYLLGSCWTATSPLMGWRHFQVIAREERKGIVFALLQSVCAAQIKVWISADNLKNRDLWEPGWLPMSELKAANCEAESAGQ encoded by the coding sequence ATGAAGGGCAGACGCAAGATCAAGTTTCCCTACTTGCTCGGCTCGTGCTGGACGGCGACCAGCCCGCTGATGGGCTGGCGGCACTTTCAAGTTATCGCCCGCGAGGAGCGAAAGGGCATCGTCTTTGCCCTGCTGCAGTCGGTCTGCGCCGCCCAGATCAAAGTCTGGATCAGTGCTGACAACCTCAAAAACCGCGACCTCTGGGAGCCGGGCTGGTTGCCGATGAGCGAATTAAAAGCGGCAAACTGCGAAGCGGAGAGTGCCGGTCAGTGA
- a CDS encoding zf-TFIIB domain-containing protein encodes MKCPRCTDYELKTIKADDIEVDQCPHCLGIWFDVSELSAVVGRPNLGEIQLKGKPGGLRTIVPLNCPRDGTLMDTVNDVKVGDVQMDVCPQCGGRWLDGGELDRLRQKGLFANIKNFFVTYVIPE; translated from the coding sequence ATGAAGTGTCCCCGCTGCACCGACTACGAGTTGAAGACGATCAAGGCCGACGATATCGAAGTCGATCAATGTCCCCATTGTCTTGGCATCTGGTTCGATGTGAGCGAACTGTCGGCTGTGGTTGGCAGGCCCAACCTGGGAGAAATCCAGCTCAAGGGCAAACCGGGCGGGCTGCGGACGATCGTGCCTCTCAATTGCCCGCGCGACGGTACGCTCATGGACACGGTCAACGACGTCAAGGTGGGTGACGTACAGATGGATGTCTGCCCCCAGTGCGGGGGCCGCTGGCTCGACGGCGGCGAACTGGACCGCCTGCGGCAGAAGGGTCTATTTGCCAATATCAAAAACTTCTTCGTTACCTACGTTATTCCGGAGTAG
- a CDS encoding PP2C family serine/threonine-protein phosphatase: MDTPWQIAGCSVRGASHDRTGLPNQDAIGWRPGRWPILSIADGHGSAQHFRSQTGSRLAVEAMLSVLCAFIEGLDPAQPIEKLELAVEDELRSQLVTTWRQSVRAHLQEQPESEAEWSQLTSELGFSGRLLQQKVPELAYGSTVLGVLGSAHFLLFVQLGDGDILCVSDTGSVSRPFERDRRFAINQTTSLCLEEAALETRIRLWGAPLPALVLLSTDGYANSYASEDEFAEIGPQYLQFIRAHGLDRLEIELPAVLQEVSRRGSGDDITLGVLLRGPSSPTPE, encoded by the coding sequence ATGGACACACCCTGGCAGATAGCTGGTTGCTCCGTGCGCGGAGCTTCCCACGACCGCACCGGTCTTCCCAATCAAGATGCGATCGGCTGGCGTCCGGGCCGCTGGCCGATTCTCTCGATCGCCGACGGCCACGGCAGCGCCCAGCATTTTCGCAGCCAGACCGGCTCTCGCCTGGCGGTCGAGGCGATGCTTTCGGTGCTCTGCGCCTTCATCGAGGGTCTCGATCCCGCGCAGCCGATCGAGAAGCTGGAACTGGCGGTCGAGGATGAGCTGCGCAGCCAACTGGTCACCACCTGGCGGCAGTCGGTGCGAGCGCACCTCCAGGAGCAACCGGAGAGCGAGGCGGAGTGGAGCCAGCTCACCAGCGAGCTGGGCTTTTCTGGCCGACTTTTGCAACAAAAAGTGCCCGAGCTGGCCTACGGTTCGACGGTCCTGGGTGTGCTGGGCAGCGCCCATTTTCTGCTATTTGTGCAGTTGGGCGACGGCGACATTCTCTGTGTTAGCGATACAGGCAGCGTCAGCCGCCCCTTCGAGCGCGACCGCCGCTTTGCGATCAACCAGACGACCTCGCTCTGCCTGGAGGAGGCGGCCCTCGAAACCCGCATTCGATTGTGGGGTGCGCCGCTGCCTGCCCTGGTTTTGCTCAGCACCGACGGCTACGCCAATTCTTATGCGAGCGAGGACGAGTTTGCCGAGATTGGCCCGCAGTACCTGCAGTTTATTCGCGCCCACGGCCTCGACCGGCTTGAAATCGAACTGCCGGCAGTGCTGCAGGAAGTCTCCCGGCGCGGCAGCGGCGACGATATTACCCTCGGCGTGCTCCTGCGCGGCCCATCATCGCCTACTCCGGAATAA
- a CDS encoding tetratricopeptide repeat protein, translating into MPLGFGKPPRRDRKPATALAQAAEMFDLGLVLHRQGRLAEAIVRYGQALDFQADYVEAHFALGLALQAQGNLDGAIDHLQRAIELRSYYTDAHFALGTALHEKGRLKEAVAAYERVLAIEPEYVKAHNNLGAVQRELGALDEAVASCRRAIALDPGYVEAHNNLGVALKDQGERSEAAACFKRALTLQPDFAEAYYNLGLVLQAQQQWSEAAAVYRTALLLKPDLAEAQTNLANAQLSLGQVREAIESFEAALALAPWLAAAHRGLGNARRDLGQLAQAAAAYTEAIRLDPADSEARHYLAAVGGAPVPPAADPRYVAALFDDYAERFDAHLLEDLAYSTPRQLLEAVRAAAPHANHLLNILDLGCGTGLCGPLFKPLAHRLVGIDLSSRMIEKARARAVYDELVTGEIGEQLAHYRDAFDLIVAADVFPYLGDLLPVLVASAVTLVPGGLLAFSVEAGPEEDYLLQPSGRYAHALSYLRQAAAFAEFVEVSAQQSVLRTDKGEPIAGWIVVLRSRR; encoded by the coding sequence ATGCCCCTTGGCTTCGGCAAGCCTCCGCGCCGCGATCGCAAACCTGCCACCGCCCTTGCCCAGGCCGCCGAAATGTTCGATCTCGGCCTGGTGCTGCACCGCCAGGGCCGCCTGGCCGAAGCGATCGTCCGCTACGGCCAGGCGCTGGATTTTCAAGCAGACTACGTCGAGGCCCACTTTGCCCTCGGGCTCGCCCTGCAGGCCCAGGGCAACCTCGACGGGGCAATCGACCACCTGCAGCGGGCCATCGAACTGAGAAGCTACTACACCGACGCCCACTTTGCCCTGGGCACGGCCCTGCACGAGAAGGGCAGGCTCAAGGAGGCCGTCGCCGCCTACGAGCGGGTGCTCGCCATCGAACCGGAGTACGTCAAGGCCCACAACAACCTGGGAGCCGTCCAGCGCGAACTGGGGGCGCTCGACGAGGCGGTGGCTTCTTGCCGCCGGGCAATCGCCCTCGATCCGGGCTACGTCGAGGCCCACAACAACCTGGGCGTCGCCCTCAAAGACCAGGGCGAGCGGTCCGAAGCGGCGGCCTGCTTCAAGCGCGCCCTGACCCTGCAGCCGGATTTTGCCGAGGCGTACTACAACCTCGGCCTGGTCCTGCAGGCGCAGCAGCAGTGGAGCGAGGCGGCGGCGGTCTACCGCACCGCGCTTTTGCTCAAACCCGATCTGGCCGAAGCCCAGACCAACCTCGCCAACGCCCAGCTCTCGCTGGGTCAGGTGCGCGAGGCGATCGAGAGCTTTGAAGCGGCCCTTGCACTGGCACCGTGGCTGGCGGCAGCCCACCGGGGGCTGGGCAACGCCCGGCGCGATCTGGGGCAGCTTGCCCAGGCCGCCGCCGCTTATACAGAAGCGATCCGGCTCGATCCCGCCGACAGCGAGGCCCGCCATTATCTGGCGGCGGTCGGCGGCGCGCCGGTACCACCGGCTGCCGATCCGCGCTACGTCGCGGCCCTGTTCGACGATTACGCCGAGCGCTTCGACGCCCATCTGCTGGAAGATCTGGCCTACAGCACGCCCCGGCAACTCCTTGAGGCGGTGCGCGCCGCCGCTCCCCACGCCAACCACCTGCTCAATATTCTCGATCTCGGCTGCGGCACGGGTTTGTGCGGTCCATTGTTTAAGCCCCTCGCCCACCGGCTGGTGGGCATCGATCTTTCAAGCCGGATGATCGAAAAGGCGCGGGCGCGGGCGGTCTACGACGAGCTGGTGACAGGCGAGATAGGCGAGCAATTGGCCCATTACCGCGACGCGTTCGATCTGATCGTGGCCGCCGACGTGTTTCCGTACCTGGGCGATCTGTTGCCGGTGCTCGTTGCGAGCGCCGTCACCCTCGTACCCGGCGGCCTGCTCGCCTTCTCGGTGGAGGCGGGCCCCGAGGAGGACTATCTCCTCCAGCCCAGTGGCCGCTACGCCCACGCACTGTCCTATCTCAGGCAGGCCGCCGCCTTTGCAGAATTTGTCGAAGTCAGTGCCCAGCAGAGTGTTCTGCGCACCGACAAAGGCGAACCCATCGCCGGCTGGATCGTCGTGCTGCGCAGCCGACGCTGA
- the rpsD gene encoding 30S ribosomal protein S4, translating into MARYTGPVCKLCRAVGMKLYLKGIRCSSPKCAIERRNTRPGVHGQSRQKLSEYAIRLKEKQKARWTYGILEKQFRRTFSDAGRSKGNTGAKFLELLERRLDNVIYRLGFATSRPQARQWVNHGHFAVNGRRVSIPSYRVRPGDQIAVLPGSAAFVKAGLEVASLPHPPKWLEVNRETISATVKALPEREDIDTPVQELLIVEFYSR; encoded by the coding sequence ATGGCTCGCTACACCGGACCTGTCTGCAAACTCTGCCGTGCTGTCGGCATGAAGCTCTACCTCAAGGGCATCCGCTGCTCTTCGCCCAAGTGCGCCATCGAACGGCGCAACACCCGCCCCGGCGTCCATGGCCAGTCGCGCCAAAAGCTCAGCGAATACGCCATCCGCCTCAAAGAAAAGCAAAAGGCGCGCTGGACCTACGGCATCCTCGAAAAGCAGTTTCGGCGCACCTTCTCCGATGCTGGCCGCTCCAAGGGCAACACCGGGGCCAAGTTTCTCGAACTGCTCGAGCGTCGGCTCGACAACGTGATCTATCGCCTGGGTTTTGCCACCTCCCGCCCCCAGGCGCGCCAGTGGGTCAACCACGGCCACTTCGCCGTCAATGGCCGCCGCGTCTCGATCCCGAGCTACCGCGTGCGTCCTGGCGATCAGATTGCGGTGCTGCCGGGCTCGGCGGCCTTCGTCAAAGCGGGCCTTGAGGTGGCGAGTCTGCCCCATCCGCCCAAGTGGCTGGAGGTCAACCGCGAGACGATCAGTGCGACGGTCAAGGCGCTTCCTGAGCGCGAAGACATCGACACACCGGTGCAGGAACTGTTGATTGTTGAGTTTTACTCCCGCTAG
- a CDS encoding DNA-directed RNA polymerase subunit alpha: protein MAQYTIECVETRTEADSGQYGKFVLEPLERGQGTTLGTALRRVLLANLEGTAVTALRITGVNHEFATIKGIREDVLDILLNMKELVLRSYTGDIQIGRLAVQGPRRVTASDLELPAEVQVVNPRHYIATLAEDGQLEMEFQIERGKGYRSIERGSEDGASIDYLSIDAIFMPVRKVNWTVESVSNNGSGEQDRLTIEIWTSGSLSPQEALSQAAKILVDQLRPLQEITFEPPVEPTRPQSNTVGQVPIEELQLSVRAYNCLKRAQINTVADLLEYTEEDLLEIKNFGQKSAEEVIEALQEKMGLSLPKDKPGRS from the coding sequence ATGGCGCAATATACGATTGAGTGCGTTGAGACACGGACCGAGGCCGACAGCGGCCAGTACGGCAAATTTGTCCTCGAACCGCTCGAGCGCGGCCAGGGGACGACCCTGGGAACGGCGCTCAGGCGCGTTTTGCTTGCGAACCTCGAAGGCACGGCGGTCACCGCCCTGCGCATCACCGGGGTCAACCACGAATTTGCGACGATCAAGGGCATCCGCGAGGATGTGCTCGACATTTTGCTCAACATGAAGGAGCTGGTGCTGCGCTCCTACACCGGCGACATTCAGATTGGCCGGTTGGCCGTGCAGGGTCCCAGGCGGGTCACCGCCTCGGATCTGGAACTGCCCGCCGAGGTGCAGGTGGTCAACCCGCGCCACTACATTGCCACCCTCGCCGAGGATGGCCAACTCGAGATGGAATTTCAGATCGAGCGCGGCAAGGGCTACCGCTCGATCGAGCGCGGCAGCGAAGACGGCGCATCGATCGATTATCTGTCGATCGACGCGATCTTTATGCCGGTGCGCAAGGTCAACTGGACCGTCGAGAGCGTCAGCAACAACGGCAGCGGCGAGCAGGACCGGCTCACCATCGAGATCTGGACGAGCGGCTCGCTTTCTCCTCAAGAGGCGCTCTCCCAGGCGGCCAAGATTCTCGTCGATCAACTGCGGCCCTTGCAAGAGATTACCTTCGAGCCGCCGGTCGAACCCACCCGGCCCCAGAGCAACACCGTAGGCCAGGTGCCCATCGAAGAATTGCAGCTGTCGGTGCGCGCCTACAACTGCCTCAAGCGCGCCCAGATCAACACGGTGGCCGACCTGCTCGAGTACACCGAAGAAGATCTGCTTGAGATCAAAAACTTTGGCCAAAAGTCCGCCGAAGAAGTGATCGAAGCGCTGCAAGAAAAGATGGGCCTCAGCCTTCCTAAAGACAAACCGGGCAGGAGCTAA
- a CDS encoding DUF6930 domain-containing protein: protein MSTLNPSTLRRLQRLPQLSAAWEGDRRVLATVSIADQEQPPELIVWADAAEGTVRATELVAPEVGNEAIVRCLLQAIEQPHSQFPPGRPEKVVVRDRQVQLFLRGALQELNIVVEYAPQLPLLDDVYESLQKFISNRQPQLPPLYRQPLLRLARALWQEAPWRYLADHQVLRVEIEDWEPAALHISLLGLLGQEYGVLMYRSIDSLRRFREQLSHDRTPQQRQEAYLQQDCLFMTYEQAGAEEDDGPTDLADLPASEVEPSFGQLHPLEGARPFLGEEEAQTVMLTLEALQRFFRLRHRELGLESFPAISGRYRIDLGPSRKVTVRVSTQPQLADELSQLVAIRPPVADPFEDDGPPLSDDLLPEGAIYSIGMLPWEVVELLLAARQQQPAPSRRERSDGLPTILVQTSRPKARGLIAELDRAGGPTGFGFNPGQDLLTRTRYDLAVLRTGNGQLHLFGEFELDDPHHVKARRQWNERCRKSGGRCGLVIAQGVTGSGRGNPELKDMLALFELQTLSIDDLGLGVLNLMPDFG from the coding sequence ATGAGTACTCTCAACCCTTCGACTCTTCGTCGCCTGCAGAGGCTGCCGCAACTGAGTGCCGCCTGGGAGGGTGATCGGCGCGTGCTTGCCACAGTCTCGATCGCCGATCAGGAGCAGCCGCCGGAGCTGATCGTCTGGGCCGATGCGGCTGAGGGCACCGTACGGGCAACTGAACTGGTTGCCCCCGAAGTCGGCAACGAAGCGATCGTCCGCTGTCTATTGCAGGCGATCGAGCAGCCCCACTCGCAGTTTCCGCCAGGTAGGCCCGAGAAGGTGGTCGTGCGCGACCGGCAGGTGCAGTTGTTTCTGCGCGGCGCACTGCAAGAACTCAATATCGTCGTCGAGTATGCACCGCAGCTGCCGCTTTTGGACGATGTTTACGAGAGCCTGCAAAAATTTATCAGCAACCGGCAGCCTCAACTACCGCCCCTCTACCGCCAGCCGCTGTTGCGCCTGGCGCGCGCCCTCTGGCAAGAAGCGCCCTGGCGGTATCTTGCCGATCATCAGGTGTTGCGCGTCGAGATCGAAGATTGGGAGCCCGCAGCGCTGCACATTTCGCTTCTGGGTCTTTTGGGCCAGGAGTACGGGGTGCTGATGTACCGTTCGATCGACTCCTTGCGGCGCTTCCGCGAACAGTTGAGCCATGACCGTACCCCCCAGCAGCGCCAGGAAGCTTACCTGCAGCAGGATTGCCTGTTTATGACCTACGAGCAGGCTGGGGCAGAAGAGGACGACGGACCAACGGACCTGGCGGACCTCCCTGCCTCCGAGGTCGAACCCAGTTTTGGCCAGTTGCATCCGCTCGAAGGGGCTCGCCCGTTTTTGGGCGAGGAGGAAGCCCAGACGGTGATGCTCACCCTCGAGGCGCTGCAGCGCTTTTTCCGCCTGCGCCACCGTGAGCTGGGATTGGAGAGCTTTCCAGCGATTTCTGGCCGCTACCGCATCGACCTAGGGCCGAGCCGCAAGGTGACGGTGAGAGTCTCGACCCAGCCGCAGCTGGCGGACGAACTTTCTCAACTGGTCGCTATCCGCCCTCCGGTCGCCGACCCGTTCGAGGACGACGGCCCACCGCTCAGCGACGATCTGCTGCCGGAAGGCGCAATCTACAGCATCGGCATGCTGCCCTGGGAGGTGGTCGAGTTGCTCCTGGCTGCCAGGCAGCAGCAGCCTGCTCCTTCTCGCCGTGAGCGCTCCGATGGTCTGCCGACGATTCTGGTGCAGACCAGTCGGCCCAAGGCGCGGGGACTGATAGCCGAGCTAGACCGCGCCGGTGGCCCGACCGGCTTCGGCTTTAACCCTGGACAGGATCTGCTTACCCGTACCCGCTACGATCTGGCGGTGCTGCGCACCGGCAACGGCCAGCTCCACCTTTTTGGCGAATTTGAACTGGACGATCCCCACCACGTCAAGGCGCGGCGGCAGTGGAACGAGCGCTGCCGCAAAAGCGGCGGACGCTGCGGCCTGGTGATTGCTCAGGGCGTCACCGGTTCGGGACGGGGCAACCCTGAACTGAAGGACATGCTTGCTCTCTTTGAATTGCAGACGCTTTCGATCGACGATCTCGGCCTCGGCGTGCTCAATTTGATGCCCGATTTTGGTTAG
- a CDS encoding HesB/IscA family protein, producing the protein MINLTDAALREVRRLRQKSGDPRKFLRLGVANAGCSGMSYTMKLDSAAQPDDQVHEYGDLKVAIDAASLAYLDELTLDWSSDLMGGGFRFHNPKATHTCGCGSSFSTNPEAAAGAVH; encoded by the coding sequence ATGATCAACCTGACCGATGCTGCCCTGCGCGAAGTCAGGCGTCTGCGGCAAAAAAGCGGCGATCCGCGCAAGTTTCTACGCCTCGGGGTGGCCAACGCCGGTTGCTCCGGGATGTCCTACACGATGAAGCTCGACAGCGCAGCGCAGCCAGACGATCAAGTTCACGAGTACGGCGATCTCAAAGTCGCGATCGACGCAGCGAGCCTCGCCTACCTCGACGAGTTGACCCTCGATTGGTCGAGTGACCTGATGGGCGGCGGTTTTCGCTTTCACAACCCCAAGGCCACCCACACCTGCGGCTGTGGTTCGTCTTTTTCGACCAATCCTGAGGCTGCCGCCGGGGCAGTTCACTGA
- the rpsM gene encoding 30S ribosomal protein S13 produces MARIAGVDIPREKRVEVALTYIFGIGPARALQILLSTGISPDLRVRDLSDAQVNTLREEIESKYQVEGDLRRFENINIKRLMDIGCLRGRRHRLGLPVRGQRTRTNARTRRGGRKTVAGKKKASAKK; encoded by the coding sequence ATGGCGCGTATTGCAGGCGTAGACATTCCCAGAGAAAAGCGGGTCGAGGTGGCCCTCACCTACATCTTCGGCATCGGCCCGGCGCGGGCTCTGCAGATTCTTTTATCCACCGGCATCTCTCCTGACCTTCGGGTGCGCGATCTGAGCGATGCCCAGGTCAACACCCTGCGCGAAGAGATCGAATCAAAGTACCAGGTCGAAGGGGATCTGCGGCGCTTTGAAAACATCAACATCAAGCGCCTCATGGACATCGGCTGCCTGCGCGGTCGCCGCCATCGCCTCGGTCTGCCGGTGCGCGGCCAGCGCACCCGCACCAATGCCCGTACCCGGCGGGGTGGGCGCAAGACCGTGGCGGGCAAAAAGAAAGCCTCCGCCAAGAAGTAA
- the rpmJ gene encoding 50S ribosomal protein L36 — protein sequence MKVRASVKPICEKCRVIRRKGRVMVICENPKHKQRQG from the coding sequence ATGAAAGTTCGTGCGTCCGTCAAACCGATCTGCGAAAAGTGTCGGGTGATCCGCCGCAAGGGCCGGGTCATGGTCATCTGCGAAAACCCCAAGCACAAGCAGCGGCAAGGCTAA
- the rplQ gene encoding 50S ribosomal protein L17, with protein MRHRRRVAKLNRAADQRDALVRTLTTELLRHGRISTTLARARVVRSEADRMISLAKDGSLAARRRAAGFLYDPDLVQSIFAAAQERYGSRNGGYTRVLRTVTRRGDNAEMAIIELV; from the coding sequence ATGAGACACCGCCGCCGCGTTGCCAAGTTAAACCGCGCCGCCGATCAGCGCGACGCCCTCGTGCGCACCCTGACGACTGAACTGTTGCGCCATGGCCGGATCAGCACGACCCTGGCCAGGGCCAGAGTGGTCCGCAGCGAGGCTGACCGGATGATCAGCCTCGCCAAGGACGGTTCCCTTGCGGCCCGGCGGCGGGCAGCGGGCTTTCTTTACGATCCTGATCTGGTGCAGTCGATCTTTGCTGCCGCCCAAGAGCGCTACGGCAGCCGCAACGGCGGCTATACCCGCGTTCTGCGCACCGTCACCCGGCGCGGCGACAACGCTGAGATGGCGATTATCGAACTGGTCTGA
- the truA gene encoding tRNA pseudouridine(38-40) synthase TruA, with amino-acid sequence MSESGAQATRRLALRIQYLGGGFYGWQWQPGQRTVQQCLEAAIEKIQRQPVRCSAAGRTDTGVHASAQVVHFDTEKRLVPETWRRALNAVLPEDIAVQDAAWVPPDWHARFSALWREYRYCIYNSTVPDLFVRSTSWYYPYSTLDERAMASALDTLKGQHDFRAFRRAGSNRSHSLVRIDEVECRRAGQLITVRVRANSFLYGMMRLLVGALAEVATGRWSVQRFAELWQSGNREAIKYAAPPQGLCLVGVGYPVDPFRTNETVTSRCDTGQEPSQTILNESGF; translated from the coding sequence GTGAGCGAGTCAGGGGCGCAGGCCACTCGCCGCCTCGCCCTCCGGATCCAGTATCTTGGGGGCGGTTTTTATGGCTGGCAGTGGCAACCCGGCCAGCGCACCGTCCAGCAGTGCCTCGAAGCAGCGATCGAAAAGATCCAGCGCCAGCCCGTGCGCTGCAGTGCCGCCGGTCGCACCGATACGGGCGTCCACGCCAGCGCCCAGGTCGTTCACTTTGACACCGAAAAGCGGCTCGTCCCCGAGACCTGGCGGCGGGCGCTCAACGCCGTTCTGCCCGAGGACATCGCTGTGCAAGATGCCGCCTGGGTACCGCCGGACTGGCACGCCCGCTTCAGCGCGCTATGGCGCGAGTACCGCTACTGCATCTACAACAGCACCGTTCCGGATCTCTTCGTGCGCTCCACCAGCTGGTACTACCCCTACAGCACCCTCGACGAGCGGGCGATGGCCAGCGCCCTCGATACTCTCAAGGGCCAGCACGATTTTCGCGCCTTTCGGCGCGCCGGTTCCAACCGTTCCCATTCGCTGGTGCGCATCGACGAGGTCGAATGCCGCCGCGCAGGGCAGCTCATCACTGTCCGCGTGCGGGCCAACAGTTTTTTGTATGGAATGATGCGCCTATTGGTCGGTGCCCTCGCCGAGGTCGCTACGGGCCGCTGGAGCGTCCAGCGCTTTGCGGAACTCTGGCAGAGCGGCAACCGTGAGGCGATCAAGTACGCCGCTCCCCCCCAGGGCCTGTGCTTGGTGGGTGTGGGCTACCCGGTCGATCCGTTCAGGACAAACGAAACGGTCACCTCCAGGTGCGATACTGGGCAGGAGCCGTCCCAAACTATACTGAACGAGAGCGGTTTCTGA